A window of the Cicer arietinum cultivar CDC Frontier isolate Library 1 chromosome 6, Cicar.CDCFrontier_v2.0, whole genome shotgun sequence genome harbors these coding sequences:
- the LOC101510070 gene encoding cationic amino acid transporter 1 yields MAVGEENGGGVRRRGCTFQKNDFFPEESFKSWGNYGRSVMETPFRLKDRVLKRSSDHSELFEVKARSGNEMKKTLNWWDLIWFGIGAVVGSGIFVLTGLEARQEAGPAVVLSFVVSGISALLSVFCYTEFAVEIPVAGGSFAYLRVELGDFVAFIAAGNILLEYVIGNAAVARSWTSYFATLCNRAPEDFRIIVHSMNPDYGHLDPIAVVALIVITALAVYSTKGSSIFNYVATIFHMFVIVFIIIAGLIKAKPENYSPFTPFGVHGMIDASAVLFFAYVGFDAVSTMAEETKNPGRDIPIGLVGSMLITTILYCLLATTLCLMQNYKDIDVNAPFSVAFSAVGMDWAKYIVSLGALKGMTTVLLVGAVGQARYLTHIARTHMMPPWFALVDHRTGTPMNATISMLVTSGVVAFFTDLAILSNLLSISTLFIFSLVALALLVRRYYSSGVTTKGDQRNFILGLVLIIGSSIGISAYWNNSTHGWIGYLVFVPLWILGTGGIWLFVPMAKKPTIWGVPLVPWLPSLSIAINIFLLGSIDKDSYIRFAVWTGLLLVYYILLGLHASYDTAKEFDQAQNTAPKEVQKQWNNVEQGV; encoded by the exons ATGGCGGTTGGCGAGGAAAACGGCGGCGGAGTACGGAGGAGAGGATGCACCTTCCAAAAAAACGACTTCTTCCCGGAGGAGTCGTTTAAAAGTTGGGGAAATTATGGAAGATCGGTGATGGAGACACCATTCCGATTGAAAGATCGTGTGTTGAAACGATCCAGTGATCATTCGGAGTTATTCGAAGTTAAGGCTCGGAGTGGTAATGAGATGAAGAAGACGTTGAATTGGTGGGACTTGATATGGTTCGGCATCGGTGCTGTCGTCGGTTCCGGAATATTTGTGCTTACCGGACTTGAGGCTAGGCAGGAAGCAGGTCCGGCAGTTGTCTTGTCGTTTGTCGTCTCTGGTATCTCCGCTTTGTTATCGGTCTTCTGTTATACAGAGTTCGCCGTCGAAATACCCGTTGCAG GTGGATCATTTGCATACTTAAGGGTAGAATTGGGGGACTTTGTGGCATTTATAGCAGCTGGAAATATCCTTCTTGAGTATGTTATAGGAAATGCAGCGGTAGCTCGATCATGGACATCTTATTTTGCCACACTCTGCAACAGAGCTCCTGAAGACTTTCGTATAATAGTCCATAGCATGAACCCTGACTATGGCCATCTTGACCCCATTGCTGTTGTTGCCCTCATTGTCATCACTGCCCTTGCTGTCTACAGCACCAAAGGCTCTTCTATTTTCAACTACGTTGCTACTATCTTTCACATGTTTGTCATTGTCTTCATTATTATTGCTGGTCTCATCAAAGCCAAACCCGAAAACTACTCTCCATTTACTCCTTTTGGTGTTCATGGTATGATTGACGCTTCTGCTGTTCTTTTCTTTGCTTATGTTGGCTTTGATGCTGTTTCAACTATGGCTGAGGAAACCAAGAATCCTGGCAGAGACATTCCTATTGGTCTTGTTGGATCTATGTTGATTACCACCATATTATATTGCTTACTAGCTACAACACTTTGTCTCATGCAGAATTATAAAGATATAGATGTTAATGCACCTTTTTCTGTTGCTTTTAGTGCTGTTGGAATGGATTGGGCTAAGTACATTGTTTCATTAGGTGCTTTGAAAGGAATGACAACTGTATTGTTGGTTGGTGCTGTTGGTCAAGCTCGTTATTTAACTCACATTGCACGTACTCACATGATGCCACCTTGGTTTGCTCTTGTTGATCATAGAACTGGGACACCTATGAATGCTACTATCTCAATGCTTGTAACTTCTGGTGTTGTTGCTTTTTTCACTGATCTTGCTATTCTCTCTAACCTTTTGTCAATTTCCACCTTATTTATATTTTCCCTTGTGGCCTTAGCACTTTTAGTAAGGCGTTATTATTCAAGTGGAGTAACTACAAAAGGGGATCAACGCAATTTCATTTTGGGTCTTGTGTTGATTATTGGCTCTTCAATTGGAATTTCAGCTTATTGGAATAATAGTACTCATGGCTGGATTGGTTATTTAGTTTTTGTTCCACTGTGGATTTTAGGGACGGGTGGTATTTGGCTTTTTGTACCAATGGCAAAGAAGCCTACAATTTGGGGAGTTCCTTTGGTTCCTTGGCTACCTTCTTTGTCTATTGCTATTAACATATTTCTTCTTGGCTCTATTGATAAAGATTCATATATAAGATTTGCAGTTTGGACAGGATTGCTCTTGGTTTATTATATACTCTTGGGATTACATGCTTCATATGACACGGCAAAAGAGTTTGACCAGGCTCAAAATACTGCTCCTAAGGAAGTTCAGAAGCAATGGAACAATGTGGAACAGGGAGTGTAG
- the LOC101510612 gene encoding kinetochore protein NUF2 homolog yields MSNYEYPRLRRPEIVQILSQFEIATVTEQDISNPKPAFLIDLYKRILNHLXXXHSEDNEQLEFDALERLETPDHHVGSVQAIKLYHKIKEMLNALECPKKFTFNFADLLKPDPHRTEFFLGALINFCIYRNARMNSVSEMVDEFNALEAKLEEIEENTIMQLKSEIAKCNESREREMPFVQEVDAKVKELRQTIANLNNKQMSLRSTIKKLKEKTVEMDDKISDAEFKLVQNVQENANLRSKIVQSPDKVQRALEEKKLAREEARNAERLAMHIFHEKTALVEVFSKVNKKMLKHYRQMQAIQEQVNSAKSIEKDLKALKTKLSDEELLEKSLEAKLVERQSKVEHMEELKKQLEKECSITIEEGTKYLSSKKLEVESKKCAIETRQRNVEAVLSKVDAINSTITSENESTTAKVDQLDSKCREIVEEFHKYANSIARVIESGPKSATIKVAGFDNLGSI; encoded by the exons ATGTCAAACTACGAATACCCGAGGCTACGGCGGCCGGAAATAGTTCAAATCTTATCCCAATTCGAAATCGCAACCGTGACCGAGCAAGACATCTCAAATCCCAAACCAGCTTTCCTTATAGATCTCTACAAACGTATCCTCAACCACCTCCANNNNN CTCACAGTGAAGACAACGAACAGCTTGAATTCGATGCCCTAGAGCGCCTCGAGACTCCCGATCATCATGTTGGATCGGTACAAGCCATCAAGCTTTACCACAAGATCAAGGAAATGCTCAACGCTCTTgaatgtcccaagaaattcacatTTAACTTCGCCGATCTTCTCAAACCTGATCCTCATCGAACCGAATTCTTCCTCGGCGCTCTTATCAATTTCTGTATCTACAG GAATGCGAGAATGAATTCTGTATCAGAAATGGTAGACGAATTCAACGCTTTGGAGGCGAAATTAGAAGAGATTGAGGAGAATACGATTATGCAG TTGAAATCGGAGATTGCTAAATGCAACGAATCGAGGGAA AGAGAGATGCCTTTTGTTCAGGAGGTGGATGCAAAAGTTAAAGAGCTGCGTCAAACTATCGCAAACCTGAACAACAAACAGATGTCGTTGAGGTCTACTATAAAGAAGTTGAAGGAGAAGACTGTGGAAATGGATGATAAG ATTTCTGATGCTGAATTTAAACTAGTACAAAATGTTCAAGAGAATGCAAATCTACGTTCAAAAATTGTTCAATCGCCTGATAAAGTACAG AGGGCTTTAGAGGAAAAGAAATTAGCTCGAGAGGAAGCAAGAAATGCTGAAAGATTAGCCATGCACATTTTCCACGAGAAGACTGCCCTCGTTGAAGTTTTTTCCAAG GTTaacaaaaaaatgttgaaaCACTACCGGCAGATGCAGGCTATACAAGAACAG GTCAATTCTGCTAAATCCATTGAAAAGGATCTTAAAGCATTAAAAACTAAACTTAGTGATGAAGAATTGCTGGAGAAGTCACTCGAGGCCAAATTGGTTGAAAGGCAAAGTAAAG TTGAGCATATGGAAGAGTTGAAGAAGCAGTTGGAGAAAGAATGCAGTATCACAATAGAGGAAGGAACTAAATACTTGAGCAGTAAAAAATTAGAGGTAGAATCAAAGAAATGTGCCATTGAAACAAGACAGAGAAATGTTGAGGCTGTGTTATCGAAG GTAGATGCCATAAATAGTACAATCACCTCAGAAAATGAATCTACAACAGCTAAAGTGGATCAGTTAGATAGTAAATGCAGAGAGATAGTTGAAGAG TTTCATAAGTATGCTAATTCGATTGCACGTGTGATTGAATCTGGACCAAAGAGTGCGACCATTAAAGTAGCTGGATTTGACAATTTGGGTTCCATATAA